A single genomic interval of Astyanax mexicanus isolate ESR-SI-001 chromosome 4, AstMex3_surface, whole genome shotgun sequence harbors:
- the LOC125801279 gene encoding uncharacterized protein LOC125801279 yields MGECPVVEVVMGGVPVSCLLDTGSMVTTVTEKLFDEHLQSLSGQLQECRWLQLRAANGLEVPYLGYLEVDIQVLGRTLPGMGVLVVRDPSDPHTRVQKSKVPGLLGMNVISPCYSEIFQQHGSSLFQTTLLQSKRNAWRQVFAECQKLECLPATGYLGPAKVAGRTAVRVPAGSVKLVEAIGNQHLGPSLQSVLLEPGNGRLPPVRASPGGWAGAEGILLIGQILLLHRMAHACDSSHCSTYCF; encoded by the exons ATGGGGGAGTGCCCGGTAGTAGAAGTAGTGATGGGAGGGGTTCCGGTGTCTTGTCTGTTAGACACAGGCTCCATGGTAACCACCGTGACAGAAAAATTATTTGATGAACATTTACAGTCTCTATCAGGCCAACTTCAAGAGTGTCGCTGGCTTCAACTCAGAGCAGCTAATGGGTTGGAAGTTCCTTATTTGGGTTATCTAGAGGTTGACATTCAAGTCTTGGGTAGAACTTTACCAGGGATGGGTGTCTTGGTAGTAAGGGATCCTAGTGATCCCCATACTAGAGTCCAAAAGTCCAAGGTTCCAGGTTTACTAGGCATGAATGTGATTAGCCCATGTTACAGCGAAATATTCCAGCAGCATGGTTCTTCCTTGTTCCAGACCACTCTTTTGCAGTCAAAAAGGAATGCCTGGAGACAGGTGTTTGCCGAATGCCAAAAATTAGAGTGTTTGCCAGCAACCGGGTATCTAGGACCAGCTAAGGTGGCCGGGCGTACAGCAGTGCGTGTCCCTGCAGGATCAGTGAAGTTGGTGGAGGCCATAGGAAACCAGCATTTGGGGCCATCACTGCAGTCTGTGCTCCTTGAACCGGGCAATGGAAGGCTCCCTCCAG TGAGAGCTTCACCTGGAGGGTGGGCAGGAGCTGAAGGAATACTCTTAATTGGGCAAATACTGCTGTTGCACAG GATGGCGCATGCCTGTGATAGTAGCCACTGTTCTACAtactgtttttag